CTGTTGCAGCTTTTGCAGTAACATTGCCTAAAACTCCGGCCATTACAAATATTGCTGCCATGAATATGCTTAGTGATTTTTTGATTTGTTTCATATAGTTTGTCCCTCCCATTAATATATACTTTTTATTTTGTTAAAAATAAAAACATGATTATGATTGTAGTCTCTTTTAAAGATTACAATTCCGTCTTCTTTAACTACACCCCCTAGAGAGCTATTTTTTTGTTACTATAAAACTAAGTAATTATGTTTTAAAGTAACAAAGTAATTAAAGACTTAAATGTGTTTGTGATATTTTTAGAATGTATGGCGTTTGTTTACCATATTATGAAATGCCATGAGTTATTTATGATATTGTAATACATTTACATAAAATTCATGGTATATGTATTATATAACTCTTTTGGTTAAATTTCAACTTTTTTATTAAAATTTAACTTGATTCCATTTATTTTCATAACTTACACTTATATAACGTTTATGGTTATATTTTAGTTGCAAGTTTTTGAAAACTTTTTTACTTTTATTTACTTGGATTAATTTTCACATAGTTAACAAAGTTTCCTCTATTTCATATGTTTTCTAGTTCCACACTTATATAACGTTTATCTTTGTAATTTAGTTGCAGTTTTTTGAATCTTTTTTACTTTTATTTACTTGGTTTAATTTTCACATATATATTAAAATTTTCTCTATTTCATATGTATTCTTGTTTTACATCTATATAACGTTTATCATTACAATATAGTTGCACTTTTCTAAATATTTTTATAATTAAAATCACAAAATACACATATATACTTTAGTGTATTTTTAGCCCTTTATATGTCTATTACAAACAACCATATTTTATTCCAACTAATTTCAGTAACCTTCCAGGAATTTTCTTCATATATTAGTATAGTAGAAATATTTGAAGGGAGCCTTTTATGTTCTATTGTCCAAAAAATGTTTATAATCCTTATTCTCTATATCGTGTAAGCCCTGCGACTTCATATTTTAGAATTCTTCACGCTTCACCTAAATCACCAGCTGTTGATGTATATATTAATGATATATTGAAATTTAATAACCTTGCCTATGCCTCTTTTACAGATTATATAGAGGTTATCACTGGTGATTACAATTTAAAACTCTATCCAGCGGGTACTAAAACTACCCCAATACTTAATAAAAACCTTTTTGTTCCACCTGAAAAAATTTATACTGTTGCAGCTATAGGTTTATTGCCTAACATTGATGTACTCCCTGTTCCTGAAACTAAAATTATAAAACCTGCTGATATGGTATATATTAAATTTGCTCATTTATCACCTAATGCTGGCCCTGTAGATATTGTATTACCAGATGGTAAGATTCTATTTAAAAATATTAGTTACAAAGCATTTACTGATTATATACAAATTCCTGCGGGCACCTATACTTTAGAAGCTAGACCTACTGGCACCAAAACTACAATTTTATACATTCCTAATGTAAAACTAAAATCTCAACGTTTTTACACCGTTTATGCTATAGGCCTACTCAATGGTCGACCAGGCCTTCAAGCACTAATTCCTCTTGATGGTAGTTCTTATTTAGAAGTACGCGAAGACTAGTTATACACCACATTTTTCATATCACAGACTTTAAATATTTGTAAAAGAAACTTTAAGGCATAAAGTTCTAGGAAACCTTCCTGGTGCTTTATGCCTTTTTTAATTTGTACTAGGCTTC
This DNA window, taken from Clostridium estertheticum, encodes the following:
- a CDS encoding DUF4397 domain-containing protein; protein product: MFYCPKNVYNPYSLYRVSPATSYFRILHASPKSPAVDVYINDILKFNNLAYASFTDYIEVITGDYNLKLYPAGTKTTPILNKNLFVPPEKIYTVAAIGLLPNIDVLPVPETKIIKPADMVYIKFAHLSPNAGPVDIVLPDGKILFKNISYKAFTDYIQIPAGTYTLEARPTGTKTTILYIPNVKLKSQRFYTVYAIGLLNGRPGLQALIPLDGSSYLEVRED